Genomic window (Argopecten irradians isolate NY chromosome 2, Ai_NY, whole genome shotgun sequence):
ACGAACGAGAGTGTAATTCTATGAATCAACGAGATTAACACTTCTTCACACAGCGATCGATGCGATCTTAACCCTGCTATGGAGGATTTCAAATGgataatattttatcttttaaaatgatataaaatccTTAcaaatttttccttttttttatcaCGTTTGAGAGACTATAAATATCAAAGGTACTTATTAcgtttatatatgttttgatttgATTCTAAATGATTCTCTACTTTGGATGATATTAAACATCATCCATACACGTATTTTACACAATGTGCTGAATTCCAATATTTCAAACCATCGAAATATCCGAATCAATATAATTACCAAGacaatatgtcttcaggtaaattcaggtcaatttcaggtgaaagttttcaggtcaaatttttctggtcaaatttacctgaaattaatatgaaattgaccggaaattgacctgaattcaCATGAAGAATTTGACCTGAATTCACAAGAAGATtgtttcaggtcaatttcaggtatAATTCAGGTCAAAGTTTTTTCAGACCAAATTGACTTGAAGATATATTGTCTGTGTATAATAAGCCCTGTAAGTCCGCAccactacgatgctctacgATTCGCTCCAACACAAGGTATCGAAGaacatcgtagtggagcggaatttcAAGTCTAACAATTAGATTGGTATCAAAATATAACTTCAGACTTCAATATATCACTTTTCGATTTTCGGTTACAACCGTCCTTAATGTGAATATTAATGTCCCGCTTTCCCCATATTTGAAGAGCACAGAAATGTCAAAACGAATGAATGATAAGCGTTTCAAATCACTAACAAATCGTTTATGTacgtaaatatttataattcactTATATGTGAACGTCATTAAGGTCATGACTCCTTTGATGGATGAGTAAGCAATGCGTAAGGTTTCGTTCAATAAATTTGTAGATCATTTCATCCGGTGGTTATTAAGATTACAAGTCAATGTCTAATCACCcattcaaaatgtattattgGTCATTGTAACAATGTCATGGACATTTAGAAAATGGGTATTGTATACAATGACGTTAAGGACATTCAGATAATCACTGATAAAATTTCAGGAAGTTCATGATTACAGCTTAAAAGAACCGATATGTTCTTTCGGCCTCTTTTTTGACTTCATTCCATTATGAGAACTTTGATCGCCTTCCTCCTTTAACCGATCTTCACTAATTGCCATAATGTACATCCGTTTTAACCGCTGAAGTAGCCTCTCGACGTTAGTGAGATCAATCCGGAAAAATCCATTAAAAGGATTATCAAGATCCGCTATTATATAGCACAGCATAGTGATTGAGAGAACGGTAATTATACATATGGTTAGCTCCAGTTGATAGGATTGCGCCTGAACCATCAGGATCCCCAGAAATGTAAAGTACCCGAGAGTCTCCAACAGTGCCCATCTATAGTGAGGAGAAAAAAAgcaaatgttttatatttagataCACATAGTCGTTTATCGTTAATACTATCGTCTGATagattgaaaattaatttactTAAGGAGGGATAATGCCTAGTTCTATTACATGCACTCAAAAACATTTTCCATAATAATATTGCACGAAAGTGCTTTAATATCTACACATAACTCCTGAAATAGCGTAGAACTCTTAAATCTCTAAGTACGGGTATGTCCTTTTAGTCATTTGGAAATACATTTTAAACTAGTTGGAATTATTCTGCTCTTATATCgtcttttaatatatgtataagctgtaaaggcccactaccgttccgaaacggctttaaattttttaaatgggaatgtaaaacaagatcgataattttgtagagtcttaagaattattaacttaccgttaatactatatttatcatcaccttctgaacgatttgattaaaataaataaaatgtttattttcataacgcgggtcgtattatgtttcccgccgtcgtcctaaataccgggcgtaagttgactatcactgcgccagacggcaaaacagcgaattgactctccattgttttcatatattacgcaggaaatcttgcatatgtttggtgtcgtaaccttattttaggtcatcggtacgcattttctgatgttattaatgtttttttaagaaacctttatattttgctccggaaaggtaatgggcatTTAAGCAGTTAAATTGCGAGAAATCACCTGTCGAATATTGGTCTTTAGGCTCGGCAATAACCGGAAAAAGACGTTAAGCCCTTAAAATCAATCGATCGATCGAAGCACGGATCAGTTACTATGTTTGTGAAATCAATCAATTGATCGATCGAAGCACGCGTACGGATCAGTTACTGAGTTTATGAAATCAAAAACTTCATTGCACAAACATAACGGGTACGAATAGAAGAGAACAACCagctaaataattttacaaagaccacagtgttaaactttgttaaagttttgtactgtattattaaaacaaaggaatattagttagctattttgttcaataattaaagtctaggttctcatataacactggatacaaaaaaagtttgggtccttctgctcaaccTCAAACCAGGGTAGctatattgaaatcaggcgcattttgcactaaaaatccTGAAaagtttttacctattcattatcaaaattaatattttgaacctaaatctcaatatgaattaacaaattcatatcatggttatctagtaataattacctgtcagaaaacatttttcataattagcaagccaatcagcggccgggttaaaattctatcctgagctcaatcttgtatacgcaggggccatttcgaaggtcttttttatttagttggctGTTCCCTAGAGAGGTAAGATATCTTGATAACCTCCATAGTGGATCAGTGGAGCAAAGATGTCCAGAGGAAAATGAAGTCAcgttattattatatttttaatttcagttaTGAAACATACCTATAGTATATATACCATCGTTAAAATGCCGTTAAGTGTCCATGTTCATGTTTCACGTACATGTTGCGCAAGCACTAATTGTGTAGTTATAGGGACGGTGTTCTGACGTTCATCAACCCAAAGCATAAGTGtaaaaaccaacaaacaaaaCTTACTCTAAAAAATGCATTTTCCCATGTAGATTTTCCCTGTTTGCGGTTCCTAGATGACCGAGATATTTCACAAATCGACAACATATGACTTCGTCAGTGACATCTCTGTGTTGGAGGGATTGTACTTCTCGTAAATAATCAATTATGCACCAAATGTCATCTGTAATATAAACTTCATTAAAAAGTGAATATATAACAGCAAAATACAAAAACGAAACATGACAATAAAGCTACATTAACCTTGTTGTTACTTCCTTAATGTTATGTTGCTCGCAGATTAAATGGAAATATCATAAATGGGCTGTGCAAGGATAAATGCATCTTTTTGTTACACCAAAACGGTGTCGGAAGCGGCATTTATATGTCCTGGAAGAATGAGAACAGTTTTCAATGATTGgcatgttatatttttattcactTGGAAACAACCGATTTTTTTTTCGCCAGTAAAACAGAACGTAAATTGCCGAGTCAAGGATATGCCTCCTCGAAGATTGCCTGGAAATCTATTTGATGGTTTGGGCAAGGACACATGCATATTTTTATTACCCTCTAAAGGTGTCTGAAGCGGAATTAATAAGTCTTTGAAGAATAAGTCCACTTTTCAAGTATTggcatgtttgtttgtttgtttgtttgttttttttttttttttgttttttttcttgttcGCGGTTAACCTGTCAAAACTGGCTTTTGTCTATCCGATAATTGATattatcgtgacgtcataatagagaCATAAGAGACACTAAGgctatttattaatttaaaaaaataacctCTTGATAATCAATGGAGTCGTACATTGGAATTATCATATTCTATGaaggtttttttaaataaatataagcattgatgtcaccattttttttaaatttcaaaggGTTATAAAAATAAGCGAGAacattttgtgagaatccgctacgaaTTATGAAATTCCAAACAAATTATTGCTTAAGAGAAAATTTCTTGCAATATGCATCATGGAAAAATAGCTTGCTGATTTCGGTAAGGATTCCCATAACCATAAAACCGGTGTGCAAATGTTTGGCTTGTAATAAAATGACAATTGGTCTTTTCAATGATAACGGAAACCGGTTGTATTAAATTTCTTCATTCTCATATTTTtgcttaaacatttttttatcttgcAGAATCAGTGATTTAAAATGTGTATTGAAAGAAAATTCTTTTAAGAACTATAAACGCAATTTAAcgctaaaaatataaaaatgtaaaaccaCTAGCACTTCGGATGCAGCCCTAGTATGCTCGGTAAACAGAGTTTGTATTTCGAtcattagacatatatatatacatgattaaacaccaattattgttcaaataacgAGTATCGTAATGCTCTGTCGGAGATGGAGCATTTCTAAGTAAAAAAATGGCTCAGTCATACTAGTCGAAGGAATGAATGtgtgaaatttaataacaaTTGTTTAGCATCAGTAGTTATGGATTATTTCTAAACAATCTAAAAGCCCAATTTAGACAGAGATGAATTACCTTCGCCTTCACTTTCATTTCCCTGGGGGTCTTTTCCAGTATTATTGATATCCATGATTAGTTGCATCATGGAAATGACTTCCCTTTTAATCGCTGCGTACATCTTAATCCTGGTCTTTTCCGAAATAGATCGGATACTCTTTGTCATTGAAATCAATTTATTGATATGTCTTACATCGCATGTAATGTTTTTCATTATGTCTGTTTGCTTGTCCAGGACTTGTTGGAACGCGAATCCAAACGAAACAGCATACACCATACCGGAAGGTACCAAAAAGCAAGCGATAGCTTCGTTGATGTTTGGTGTCACATCATAAATATCAGGAGGCCAGATAGCCCTTACCATTGGACTATAGAGTAGCAGTGTTAGAGGACAAAAACCAAGGGTCAAGGCTGAAGGCAAACAGATCCGAAAGAGTTCCTTAGCAGAATTTTGAAAACACGTGAAATACTCCACCACCTCTAAGTCTTTGTCTGTTAGAAAACAGTTTTTATTTCGTTTAGATGTTGATGCCTTTTTCGGTTTGTTTCCTTTGAAGCTCAGTAGCGTTTTCAATGTTGTGGTATTCACAAACGCAATTTTTGGCGTTTTCATAGGCTGAACTATTACAGATCGTATGCCATGGCGGTTCTTTTTATTGCAGTGTGTGCATATCCATAGGGCTAAGATAcctaaaaaaaacataaaagtcTTTTATTCTAGTGTGTACATTCACAGGGCTATGATACTTGTATCAAATTTATATGACTTATCGTTATGAAACAAAATTATTCaatcaaatataaaatcaaataattttataaattaaaaagacTGCCATAATGTGTTATCGCTTAAAATAGGAGTACCAATTATTATCTGGATTTAAGGGCATTAAAGCAGCCTCCAAGATAAGATaagattaatagaatttacATGGATCTGTCAATTGGACAGGGgcatctcaacccgagtgaaagattttgaccggtccacccgaggcttgccgagggttgacggccaaaatctttcacgagggttgagatatccctgtccacttcacagacctatgtttgattctttttctcccatactaagcagaaaaaattatgaaattccacttggtttccagctttttcatcgcgccattatcgcaaGAACtccgttatgcgtcaaaattgatgacgtcatctacaatgcgcgccgcagttacgccACATATATTGATGACGAAACATTATTGTCAAGCGCGTGAGAGCTGTCAtacactccccccccccccctgtgtaagatagagatataacatatttattaaCTGCTCTGAGAGATAGCGCATTTAAACATACATCTATCGGGGGTTCCAATTAATTTTCACTGATCGTATATTATTTCATTGACTTTCTGGAGAAAAGCAAACCAAATTGAAATGTACAACATGTATACGAAAGACATCGCATAAGACAGATGTAAATAAGATGCCAACATTTCCGTTTAAAACTACTATCCATGGTTAATAATTtcttgaaaattatatttttttaacaatgtaAAAATGCTGGAAAAGTTATTGTAAAAACATATACCTAAAAACGCTGCGAAAAGCAATGCAAACGGTGGTACAATAATCTCCTGTGGAGTTGGCTCTGCTTCTGCTGTGTCTTCTGGTTCGGGTAGACTACTGTTAACTGTCATTGTTCATTACAGTGTATTCACAACCAATGACACAGGAAAATAGCAACAATCCAAAgctaattttgtttcaaaaatcACTTTCATCAAGACAGTATATATTTTATCAGGCCATGGTCACTCGTTATTTAAATAGGAGAGATGGTAATCCAACTTGGTTATACGCTCACTTTGTTGAACGAGATAACAGTGGACCACTACACCTTTCATGTTGTTAATGTTGTATATTTATACCTACGTCTTGGTCGTTAAATATGATGTACACATCGGTCACCATATTAGAGAGATTTTAACGTGAATGCATGAATCCTCTCTTTCTCCTTTAATTTTTAACGTTTCCCTGCCCTCAGCCTGTTTAAAATGAGTTTAGTTGATAGGTGAGGATGAGGATCACAAACAAATTTCAGTTGTCACCATTCAAGAGTTCGTCCCCCGCATTAGTTATTCCAACAACACTTGTTTCTACCTATTTAGCATCTCTGTATTTCGTATAAAACAGACCTATGTTGAAGTGCTCCAGCATGATATGGAAAACTACGTAATTATCACAGATTCATCGACCGGTGAACGCACCTTGTTACCGCGCCTTCGGTAATGCATCACTCAGTGGGCGTTGGGTTTGATATAGACTGTACCTGGGAATTGTGAGTGTTGCGGACTACTTTGTACGAGTTCATCAATAAGCACTGATTTTTTATGCATCACCgaacaataaatatgtattgcaTATTATAATTATCACTCCCTCTGTGGATTTTCGAAATGTGTAGTTATACACGCTTGATTGTTGAATTAAGTGACTCTATATTTCTGATCAATACAAAATCGATATTTTCTATCAATACAAAGCGCAAGACATGACAGGTTATTAAGAGTAAAACTATTTCTGTATCATATCATGAATTGAACAGGACTTTTTCGTAATTGTCAACTGAAAggatttttgttatttaaacataattttttatcgTGTCTAATATCTATATAGTGGGATTGGGCAGAAGCTAACGTGTATGTAGccttctttttatttttaatgtttatatatttgcCATTTGATATCGTCAtcataatacaaatgtaaaaacaaagattaccataatacattgtattcacTCCAAACTAAATATAATGATGAAGTTAGGTATCTGTGCAAATTAAATCCATTACTATAACCGTTTTATTATTTGTCATAGCCTATACATGTATTGCGAAGTTCGTGTGTACCTGGTGTTTCTAAACATAAAAATGAATCCATtgtttaatgataatattgaaattcaGATCTTTTGTTACACAAGAAATGAATCAATCGGCTACATAAAACCTTGAACACAGTGACAGTGATGTTGATGTGGCTTTGTTTGGATACTGGTTCGGTGTAATCAAATATGTCCTCGTATACACAATGGTTATATATTGTATAGCAAAACCATATCCCAATCTATAAATGCGTTAAACAGACTGTATCAAATAGATTCTCGTGACGAAAAACAGAATCGCGTTTTTACCACTACATGTACCATAACTGTTGTTTTAAATGAGATCAAAACCGGGTCAAGTTTTAATCTTTATGAGACTTGGATGATGACACCAGAACCACAGTCATGATATTCGAGGTTTTTTCATAATTCGATTTGTCGTTTTTGCTGATTTTTATAGTTTTCTTTTTCGTGTTTACTCATTTTCGTAGCTTAGTTTATCGTTTCCGTTGAGCTATCCTGTTTTTCTTTTATCATGATTTAGCtgatttgcttttttttttaaagctaTACGTTTTTGTATAATCTGTTGTATAGAACTTCAGTATTCATGAaaaatgatgttgtttattGATAAGACCTTTTTATATTTGGCATAGTATTTATGAATACGGTCAGATTTCTAAGTTATTAAGTGGATAAAACAAACGTCATCAGCTTACCGgaactcatcctcgatactccaggggttccgatcacttacgatctctacacccctggactatctcataataccactggaggcaacagaatagaacaggtaatttaatcctttgatgtacatcaaaagagccgtataactgTGCATTGTGTTTATGCCTCGTTTATGCCTTTCAGATTCCTCATAAGATGTAAAATTATAATcaatcttttttatatatagtaatgGATAACAATTATAACGGTTAAATCGATACATATATTGAATCAACGGCCTTGTAGTACGTATTAAACACTGTCTTTTCGATTTTTACGTCATCATTCGCCGCTGAAAAGCCGCAAACCGTATTCTGTTGAAGGTTGctggggttttttttcattcaaaatgaCAAGAAAAATTATTACAGTCAAAGAATATAATTGGCACAATTGCCGATATTGGCTTTTCATAGAACTTTAGGGCGAATACGCGAACCGTATTCTTGCGAAAATTACAATTTGATCTTTTTATTCTATCAAATATCCAAGGAAAATATTAATGTgctatttatgaaaaaaaatgcttcAAAATTTTTTTCGGCAAACAGATACGCAGTATTCATGTCTATGACACATGTTTGTATGTTTCATTCAGCAAAAGACTGCACTGCCTTTGTACGCAatacaataattcaattttgcttctaACGAGTTTATTGGCTTAAgcatttactttatcagccaaTAAAGAAAAATGCGATAATGGCgttatgatttcatagacacaaaaaatcccaaaataaattttaaatattgaagagattatctttagtaaattgaatcataaggattaatttgaatagatttttatgttatggagatatttCCCAAAACTCTTcgtggtttatttagagtacactaagattttcgtgttatatctccatattggccatagttgtgtttttttcagttttgcGTCCTTTGGATTCTCAAAAACCTACCAGTAAGCAAGGAAAAAAACAAATACGAATAAAACAACATGGAGCCCACGCTTTGTCTAGGATGCTTACACTTTGACCAGTTTTGTTCTTGCAAGTGGTAGAATagacaatatttcataaatagtCTCCGTATCATTGATTCATTGGTTTGGTGTACAAAATGGAATGCAACAAACATATTTcaacattaaaaattattaaaagatTTGTCAGATTAAAGTATGAGAAAATTCTGTTTTGACATGGTGTCTGTTATAAcataaatttattaaatgttgttGCTCCATATAATATAGCCctcataaaaaaattaataacagcctttttataaattgtaaaaataataacttgtgtttgtttttgcCTCACAACAGCACAAAACCTACCCGCACGCggacgcaaaacagaaaaaaaccacaaCTATGACcttaaacataaaaaatcttttaagttaattttttattatacaaacaaaaatgtgaTTTACCCACACTTATATCTACATACTCTCACTCACATTATACATCTATTTGCCTATCTAACGATATGGGCTATAGCAGGACATGCTTATAggaaactatatatatatatatgtaaataacacATATCCACACTATCACagattataaaattatcatCATGGTTATAATATATCGTGCTTTTTATCCTGCTAAGTACTAGAAATTTGACAGGTGTGGACGTCGAGCACGTGGGATGGTACTGGCTCATTATGGTAAGTTAATGTACATATGGTGACTTATTACTGTAGCGAACAATATCGATTGTCTTTGCAAGACTGCGAAAGAGCAAATAAATATGCCGAGATGACGATGAAGTTTTTGATCGTATTAAAGACTGAACTCATCTTTTGTCGAATGCGTTTATTGCACGTGGCGCACATGGGTAGGAAGCTGTAATTAAGATGATAGATTTATAGCACGCAAAcatcaaatataatattttatgaatatgTTATTAATGTGTATTGATTTTATCATTACCCATTCTAACTTTCAATTTTATCAGCGCAGTTTGTTTTTGCCCATGTGTACAaattattatcatcatatcGTGTGTATCCGCCTGTCCATCCATCCATCTGTCCGTGTCTGTCCATTAATGCGTTTCTTCGTGTGTTTGTTTGTCAATCCAACTTGATGAAATCATATATGGAAGTATGTTAATATTCAGTATCTGTTCTGTTTGTCTATATGGACATGTTCACAGACAGATTAACAGACGGGTGGAAGGGAGGACACGTTGATGCCCCTGGAGATATATAGATAATCGATTTATTCGTTCGTTTCTTGTTCGTTCTCTATTGTGCGTTCATTCATTCCGATACCTGTTAAAGAATTAACCACATAGAATTTAAAATGATACAGATCTTATAAGTTTAACGTTCAACATAAttgtaaaatcatatttaattaatatataattaataataatataatatatatattcactgaTACCAATATGGGGAAACCACGAGATCGATAGTATCGTACACgttactgtgaaatcatttattttcgttgggctcaattttcgtggattcTAAAAATGATAGGGAGTGCATTAAGGGGGaacagggcccagtttcatgaacattccttaaatttaaggaatcccttaacttaaaattctacATAGGAAATCATTACAAAAGATaaggaaaaatcttaagttaaggagcgcTTCCTTAATCCGTAATGCTTTCCTACGGTGAATTTTAAgataagggattccttaaatttaaggaatgttcatgaaactgggcacAGGTCCTGTAACTAACGTGTTACTTACtcttacattttatatttatataaaatgacatATAGGACTTGCCAGTCACCAGCAAAGTTTATAAAGAAATAAGAAACATGGTGACGTGTTGTAATTCTTCCCAACTGAAATATTACCGCatcataaaacattacaaaacaacTGATAACTCTGTCAAAGTACGTGAACAAATAAATTAATGTCgcaattatcatatatatgatGCTTTTACCCTGTTGAGTACTCTAGAAATTTGACAGGTGTTAGACGTTGAGGACGTTGGGATGGTGCAGATGCTGTACGTCGTATCACGATCCCTTTAGCATAAAAAGGACAGCCTCACAGAGTTGGGGTATACATCATTGGTTTTTCGTCCATCATGATGAAAGGGCTCGTCTTCGTTTGTGCTTTATTGGTTGTCGGTAAGTCTTCATTTCAGTATAATACTTTTACTATAAGTGTATATGGTTTTGTGCGTTTTGTTGGCATAatggatttatttataaaactatTTCCCAGGTattgatatgaaggatatggatattcttaCCGAAGgtcacaaagtgttgtaaaacCCAAGGAGGATTGccccctatccttcatatccccATATATggaagagtatttttctctcatacctcgcggtattattgcaattttacaactatggTATTCtcccattttgaaaaaatatcggACAAAAAACTGCGACTGCAAAATAATTCTCCAAACATGAAAATCGCGTGTTATTTTCAATGCAAATCCCGTGATTTgcattttttaaagtaaaaccggccaatttactaaaaaaaaataccgagaattgtttgttgtttacatcATTTGTTCAACGTTTCTTTCACCAAATaagaatttaatttatattagacATGGATGTCATCAAAAAGCTTACTATGTTTATTAtctaataaaaatgtttgttgtcATTTCATACCGTTAGACGTTAAAATGGCGTGCAAGGTATGCATGTGTTATTTAATATTACTTTAAGTTATggttacaataatatatatatatatcttaaatcaTAAGGAAACGTAGCGGGACTGAAATTTTTCGATTATCAGTTAAGATATATAGCTCAATCTGTAGAGCATATTTGCAACATTTTAATCAGTAATGTAATTAGTGTCAACACTAAGTTACACCTGTTAaaatattaaaggcccactacctttgcgaaaacaataaatgtataggAAAAtgagtattaacggtaagttaataacttttgtgactctataaaattatcaatttcgttttacattcccatttcaaaaaataaaagccgtttcagaaaagtagtgggcctttaaattatatagataaatgtatttgatatctgatcatttataattatagaaTCCTTTGCGATGCCAAAGTCGGCACCGCTACCAAGACATCCTTCTCAGGATCTCATCGATGCGGCTAAGATTGAAGTTGAACAGGTAAATATGCTACAATAACATGAATATGtgttaataaaaatgaaacaatataaaattcaaaatatttgaacATTGTATAATGATGATAATTTTTGCTGCTTGAAAACATAATATATTGCAATCACAAATTCCGAATTCGTGATTAGGGCAGCTGTATTTTCAGTCGACTCCACACTTGTGCTGTtacgtacattgtatgacaTCCATTTCTGGATAACGTTCCCGTTTTCCCTACCTTTACTGTTAATTATACCTGAGTAAATCTAGTATTTTAAGAct
Coding sequences:
- the LOC138316435 gene encoding uncharacterized protein, whose product is MTVNSSLPEPEDTAEAEPTPQEIIVPPFALLFAAFLGILALWICTHCNKKNRHGIRSVIVQPMKTPKIAFVNTTTLKTLLSFKGNKPKKASTSKRNKNCFLTDKDLEVVEYFTCFQNSAKELFRICLPSALTLGFCPLTLLLYSPMVRAIWPPDIYDVTPNINEAIACFLVPSGMVYAVSFGFAFQQVLDKQTDIMKNITCDVRHINKLISMTKSIRSISEKTRIKMYAAIKREVISMMQLIMDINNTGKDPQGNESEGEDDIWCIIDYLREVQSLQHRDVTDEVICCRFVKYLGHLGTANRENLHGKMHFLEWALLETLGYFTFLGILMVQAQSYQLELTICIITVLSITMLCYIIADLDNPFNGFFRIDLTNVERLLQRLKRMYIMAISEDRLKEEGDQSSHNGMKSKKRPKEHIGSFKL